A region of the Eriocheir sinensis breed Jianghai 21 unplaced genomic scaffold, ASM2467909v1 Scaffold943, whole genome shotgun sequence genome:
aaaaaataaataaaataaaataaaataacgaaaacaaatTAAAGTAATCCTACATTAAGTTTATTCACTCAGAGGCTTTCTGTGATGACCCTAGTTATGGTTTTTGTAAATGAAAACGAGTTTTGCAGCTTTCTCTATCCCTAACCTATTTCTAAGCTTAGAATGAACAagaccaaatgaagaaaaaatcctcTCCACCCCAGAACTTGAGGCTGTTGTTGTAAATAATTTCCTAACCAAATCAGAAAAATAATTTTTGTCTTCAACAATCTTGCCCAAAGAAAGCCACCATGCAAGTGGTCCAGCATTAAGTGAATGAGCAGAAAACATGTATGGCTGAAATGGAGGAAGTTCTGCCTTATATATCATTATAAGAGAGAGTGCTGAAGGACAATTTTCATTGATCCAATTCAttcccatgttttcctcctccatagttAGTTTTTTTCCCTTGTAAGCTGGATGTAGTATATTTGCTAAATAGTGAACAGGGGTGAGGGCTAGTTTCATTCGTTTCATGAAATGATCTTCAATGACAGCACTATCACCTGACCGAACTGATTCCTCTGCAAGCTTATTCTGTAAATCTTTCCACACCTCAGTAGCTTCTCCTATGTCACATCTGTCCCTCTGAACTTTATCAAGTGCTATGGCAATGAGCTTCAGAATTTTCAGCATATCTTCTGCAGATCTTTTTATGTATGTGTCCATCACCTTCCTTATAATAACTGGATCCAGTTGGTTTCTTTTTTCACCATCACACACAGATACTAATATTGGCCAGTTGTTAAGGTAACCTTCTAAGCAATCAGACAGTGTATTCCACCGTACGTCTTGAGGCACGATGAGGGTTGAACCTCCTGCGGCTTTGTATGCTGCTGAGGCTGTGTGGTTGTTCCGAAAGTATTTAACAATCTTCACAATATGTTCTTTAATGTTACCAATTTCTAAATCTTTTGCTAgcactgactgtgactgaccaacTGGTGGAAAATACATGTACTGTACTGAGCTTAGGGAGTTCTCTtgctctaatgttgccaacttgccaaatgttttttactaggtaaaaatcagcctcctttagtctttactaacttgggattcaatgtatcataataataaccaaggttagcaaccaaacagtaacagaataaaagtagatattcttctgtgtggtaataatataaaatgctgtcatgaaaataacttcaggcaactctgtctgtcctaaacctggtcctgtaccaactacaaacaagtattgaacacGTATGTAtcaggatccttgactgtgctcacacTTACACGCCCTAAActcaaacttaaagtaacctatggagatTTTCAAATCACtcagtagatatatatatatatatatatatatatatatatatatatatatatatatatatatatatatatatatatatatatatatatatatatatatattatttttttttaataaaaaaatcaaaaaaatcaaataaatcaaataaatcaaataaatcaaaaaaatcaatgattttttgatttttttgatttttttttaaaaaatcaaaaaaatcaccaaccctgctgGTAACCCAGCCTCGGGCAGCCGCCCTTTTCTTcgttgcttcttccttcccttcccccattctgaCAGGTTATCTTAGCCACGATTACTCACAGGAAAGTCTTGAAGGCTCCACTTCCTGGGTCTGGGCACCAAATGTTGGAATTATCAacaccgtggctaagatctggaggtgaacggagggtagagaaagggctggtggcggcttggtctcttcttcttcttcttcgtgggtgttttatggggctatttAGGCTGTGgacccacagcctctagagccccgtcagtggtagttgttatcaggagttGTTGGTTGTGCTGGCCGTCCTGTCACCAGGGCgggagttagatcctgtcgagttgccccgacttctgcaggaaggtttgcgtgcacttgagggcgtggaaggcagtggtggggctgagggcgtcgctgcccagcaggtcctctagggttggcctgtgaataCGGAGACTGGTTAAGGATGCTTTGAGGgtggtgcggagggagtggaatcttgggcagtggaggaggaggtgttctggtgtgtcaggttgtgtggggcaccatgggcagtgtgggtcTTGGACTATGTTCAGTCTGTGCAGGTGGTCTCGCTGTTCTTGCTGAgtcgtgtttattttcaacgacaggaacttgtacagacaaactcgagaaaggcaaatatatacctatctcagttcaactaaaAATACAAAACTTGAtaaacagaaactaaatgaaattaattataataaaggaaaataatggattcagtaacttcagcttaaactgctggatttataaaaatatgtggaggagtaattaaagaaactgttctttcatgggaaacttaaataacttcttcactaacttcaacactatccacttctctctcccttcttccgttttttttttagttacgtgTTCTCCCCCGTGCATTCATCCACGTCCACCTCCCtctacccttctttcttttatatttcatgtCATCTCTTCGCCCTGCTCTATCCACACCGtctgtccccctccttccatgcgtccagctctccctccttcccctcgcccatACAAGTCGCTCCTGTCGCCCACTCCcacactgtctctctccctccctccgtgaagGCAGTTGGGGGAGCTAGGCCATCTTAGGGGTGAcacgcggcgggcggcggcgaggagggtgCCGGGCCTGACGTTCccgctcctttcctcccgcctctcccgGTGCTCGTTCATTTTTGTCGTTTGTTATCATGTGTTGTGGTGGTCGAGGGGCCGCCACGGGGACgcacctcccccgccccgccccgccccgccccgtgccccGTATTCCTGGCATGAGATAACTTAACAAGTTTGTTCGTAACCGGCGTGCGGCGAACACTTGGCGAGGCGACGAACGAAAACTAGtgtatctgtcagtgtgtgtgtgtgtgtgtgtgtgtgtgtgtgtgtattttttttttggggggggggggagcggagcAGCATGTTAGGGCaactacatatattatttttcacatttctcCTTAGTGATCTTTCTCATTCGTAACCGTCGTGCGGCGAACACTTGGCGAGCGCGAcgacgaagtgtgtgtgtgtgtgtgtgtgtgtttttttttttgatctttctcataataataaaagagTATAACTTTCCAAACGCGACAGGGTGCATTTtgtacgtctccgcctattgcgtccggggtgatgggtggtcttcaggacagcatgtgggtagttttttttaagccactcggcggtgactgaaaaaatccgaggtggtagcgtggggattcgaactcgtgtcgtccatcacgtggtgaatgtgtgcccagcacgctaccacttcagccaccgcctacctactaGATAAACGTTTGCTCCTATTGGATAAACGTTTGCTGTGACTGGGTAAACGTTCCCGGTAATATCCAAATGTAACGTTCcgatttattttgcccttgagctgcttccccgccttgctttaaaaaatgttatcttgtccttcctctgtcccttaccagcgaatgtacgtggtgaggaggactggaggtggaggtggattatTTCTAGATCTTCTTTAGGGAGTGGagatggagtggaggtggaggtgaagggaggggtcgCCGCCATCCGTCAGAGGCGCTAATGACACTGTAAACAACCtctgccttacctcctccttctcctcctcttctccaccccctcatcttcttgaactaacggttacctcgtttacctcctcctcctcctcctcctcctcctcctctccatcacctcatcttcttgaactaacggttacctcgtttacctcctcctcctcctcctcctctccatcccctcatcttcttgaactaacggttacctcgtttacctcctcctcctcctcctcctctccatcacctcatcttcttgaactgacggttacctcgtttacctcctcctcctcctcctctccatcacctcatcttcttgaactaacggttacctcctcctcctcctcctcctcctctccatcacctcatcttcttgaactgacggttacctcgtttacctcctcctcctcctcctctccatcccctcatctccttgaacttacggctacctcgtttacctcctcctcctcctcctcctcctcctctccatcccctcatctccttgaacttacggctacctcgtttacctcctcctcctcctcctcctcctcctcaccaacccctcatctccttgaacttacggctacctcgtttacctcctcctcctcctcctcctcctctccatcccctcatctccttgaacttacggctacctcgtttacctcctcctcctcctcctcctcctcctatccatcccctcatctccttgaactgacggttacctcgtttacctcctcctcctcctcctcctcctcctctccatcccctcatctccttgaactgacggttacctcgtttacctcctcctcctcctcctcctcctcctctccatcccctcatctccttgaactgacggttacctcgtttacctcctcctcctcctcctcctcctcctctccatcacctcatcttcttgaactgacggttacctcgtttacctcctcctcctcctcctcctctccatcacctcatcttcttgaactgacggttacctcgtttacctcctcctcctcctcctcctctccatcacctcatcttcttgaactgacggttacctcgtttacctcctcctcctcctcctcctcctcctcctctccatcacctcatctccttgaactgacggttacctcgtttacctcctcctcctcctcctcctcctctccatcacctcatcttcttgaactgacggttacctcgtttacctcctcctcctcctcctcctcctctccatcacctcatcttcttgaactgacggttacctcgtttacctcctcctcctcctcctcctcctcctcctcctctccatcccctcatctccttgaactgacggttacctcgtttacctcctcctcctcctcctcctcctctccatcacctcatcttcttgaactgacggctacctcgtttacctcctcctcctcctcctcctcctcctcctcctctccatcacctcatcttcttgaactgacggctacctcgtttacctcctcctcctcctcctcctcctctccatcacctcatcttcttgaactgacggctacctcgtttacctcctcctcctcctcctcctcctcctcctctccatcacctcatctccttgaactgacggctacctcgtttacctcctcctcctcctcctcctcctcctctccatcacctcatctccttgaactgacggttacctcgtttacctcctcctcctcctcctcctcctcctctccatcccctcatctccttgaactgacggctacctcgtttacctcctcctcctcctcctcctcctctccatcacctcatctccttgaacttacggctacctcgtttacctcctcctcctcctcctcctcctcctcctcctcctctccatcccctcatctccttgaactgacggctacctcgtttacctcctcctcctcctcctcctcctcctctccatcacctcatctccttgaactgacggctacctcgtttacctcctcctcctcctcctcctcctcctcctctccatcacctcatctccttgaactgacggttacctcgtttacctcctcctcctcctcctcctcctctccatcccctcatctccttgaactgacggctacctcgtttacctcctcctcctcctcctcctcctcctctccatcacctcatctccttgaactgacggctacctcgtttacctcctcctcctcctcctcctcctcctcctcctcctcctcaccaacacctcatctccttgaactgacggttacctcgtttacctcctcctcctcctcctcctctccatcccctcatctccttgaactgacggctacctcgtttacctcctcctcctcctcctcctcctcctcctcctctccatcccctcatctccttgaactgacggctacctcgtttacctcctcctcctcctcctcctcctctccatcacctcatctccttgaactgacggctacctcgtttacctcctcctcctcctcctcctcctcctctccatcacctcatctccttgaactgacggctacctcgtttacctcctcctcctcctcctcctcctcctctccatcacctcatctccttgaactgacggctacctcgtttacctcctcctcctcctcctcctcctcctcctcctcctcctcctcctcctcctctccatcacctcatctccttgaactgacggctacctcgtttacctcctcctcctcctcctcctcctcctcctctccatcacctcatctccttgaactgacggctacctcgtttacctcctcctcctcctcctcctcctctccatcacctcatctccttgaactgacggttacctcgtttacctcctcctcctcctcctcctcctcctatccatcacctcatctccttgaactgacggctacctcgtttacctcctcctcctcctcctcctcctcctcctatccatcacctcatctccttgaactgactgactagctaactgactaactacctggcagacttactgactgcctgactaatgatggacggttttgttgttgttattgttggcgttgatgatgttgatcgaggtactgctggtggtggtggtggtgagggtggtgttggtgttgttgttggtcgtggtggtggtggaggtgaaccgTCTACTAACCAAAGCAAACAGCCTCGCCTGTGACCCACTGTACGAGacccaagaaaataaatgaacccgACAAACGATAATTTGACTTCACTGActcaacgttctctctctctctctctctctctctctctctctctctctctctctctctctctctctctctctctcctactacatacacctgtctgtgtgtttttgtatgtgtgtatgtgtgtgtgtgtgtgtgtgtgtgtgtgtgtgtgtgtgtgtgtgtgtgtgtgtgtgtgtgtgtgtgtgtgtgtgtgtgtgtatgtgtgtgtgtgtaattcaccacggcct
Encoded here:
- the LOC126994981 gene encoding uncharacterized protein LOC126994981 — protein: MYFPPVGQSQSVLAKDLEIGNIKEHIVKIVKYFRNNHTASAAYKAAGGSTLIVPQDVRWNTLSDCLEGYLNNWPILVSVCDGEKRNQLDPVIIRKVMDTYIKRSAEDMLKILKLIAIALDKVQRDRCDIGEATEVWKDLQNKLAEESVRSGDSAVIEDHFMKRMKLALTPVHYLANILHPAYKGKKLTMEEENMGMNWINENCPSALSLIMIYKAELPPFQPYMFSAHSLNAGPLAWWLSLGKIVEDKNYFSDLVRKLFTTTASSSGVERIFSSFGLVHSKLRNRLGIEKAAKLVFIYKNHN